GCAACTGGGTACCCAACTTGTAGTTGGTTTCCGCTTCCTTGCCTTCTTTGGTGTTCGGGAACTGCTTGGGCTTCTGCACCGAGTTGGCGGAGAAGAACGCGGCGTTGTCGCTGCCCTTGCGCATGGTCAGGGCGATGAAGCCCTCTTCCGCCAGCTCGTATTCCCGGCGGTCGGTGATCAGCACTTCTGTGGGAATCTTGGCTTCCAGCTGGCCGAAGGACTCAAAGGTGTGCACCGGCAGGTCTTCCACTGCGCCACCGCTCTGCGGGCCGATGATGTTCGGGCACCAGCGGTACTTGGCGAAGCTCTCGGTCAGGCGCGTGGCCAGCAGGTAGGCGGTGTTGCCCCACAGGTAGTGCTCGTGGTCGCCGGACACTTCTTCCTTGTAGTTGAAGCTGCGCACCGGGTTCTCGGTGGGATCGTAGGGTACCCGCAGCAGGAAGCGCGGTGCGGTCAGGCCCAGGTAACGGGCGTCTTCGGATTCCCGAAGGGAGCGCCACTTGGCGTATTTCGGGCCTTCGAATACGGCGCTCAGTTCCTTGATCGCCGGCAGTTCCTGATAGCTGTCGACACCAAAGAATGACGGTGCAACCGAGGACAGGAACGGCGCGTGGGACATGGCGCCTACAGAGGACACGTACTGCAGCAGCTTCATGTCTGGCGTTGATGGACTGAAGGCGTAGTTGCCGACAATGGCACCCACCGGCTCACCACCGAACTGGCCGTATTCTGCGGCATAGATGTGCTTGTAGAAGCCGGTCTGGGTAACATCCGGTGCAAACTCGAAGTCTTCCAGCAACTCCTGCTTCGTGGCGTGCAGGATGTCGACTTTGATGTTCTCGCGGAATTCAGT
The window above is part of the Marinobacter sp. THAF197a genome. Proteins encoded here:
- the tssC gene encoding type VI secretion system contractile sheath large subunit, whose protein sequence is MSDTAVQQSAASESVAEGSLLDQVMANSRMAPADEGYDVARKGVATFIANLLKSDEKGQPVNKALVDQMVVELDRKISAQMDEILHAPKLQELESSWRGLKLMVDRTEFRENIKVDILHATKQELLEDFEFAPDVTQTGFYKHIYAAEYGQFGGEPVGAIVGNYAFSPSTPDMKLLQYVSSVGAMSHAPFLSSVAPSFFGVDSYQELPAIKELSAVFEGPKYAKWRSLRESEDARYLGLTAPRFLLRVPYDPTENPVRSFNYKEEVSGDHEHYLWGNTAYLLATRLTESFAKYRWCPNIIGPQSGGAVEDLPVHTFESFGQLEAKIPTEVLITDRREYELAEEGFIALTMRKGSDNAAFFSANSVQKPKQFPNTKEGKEAETNYKLGTQLPYMMIVNRLAHYIKVLQREQIGSWKERQDLERELNTWIRQYVADQENPPAEVRSRRPLRAAKVEVSEVEGDPGWYQVSLAVRPHFKYMGANFELSLVGRLDKD